taacCATATAATATAAGGTAAACCATACAAGTGAAACCCTTTATATGATGATATAGTCTGcatttatatcaaatttaattaacaaataacacctCACAAACTGCTTCAAGTTACATGAATTAATACACTCACTAATTTTTCCCCTCCCcaactattaattaataatcTCAACTTACATAATCAACCTCACTCTTATAACTTCACTTGGTATACCAATTCACaaagatattaattaattagccttataaaaaaaaaagtggacatgaaaaaatatagagaaacaCCATAGAAAAAGATAACAATGATGATGATATCTAACATTTAGGTAGTTGTTTTGCCTTTTCCATCATCATTTTCTACTTCACCACCTTCAGTTGTTATAGCTGAAGAAACATAACTCAAAACCaaagagttattattattattattatcatcttgttgaaattgttgtttgCAAGCTTGACAAGTTATTTGAAGCATAGTTGAATTGATTTGTTTAGTTGCATGGTTTTTCAATCCATAAGCTTTATCAAGTTCACCTTGTGCTTGTTGTCTTATCCTCTTTGCATTGTTGAACTCTTGTTCAGCCATTTCAATTTGTTTCTTTGCTTGTTTTCTAGCTTCTTCAGCATAAGCTTTTTCAACAATAGCTATCCTTAGTTGTTCTCTTGCTTGTTCTTGAACCCTTAACAAAGCCAtgcttgttgttgttgttgaaacttTCTCACTACTATTGCTACTTTCTTTTGGTGATGAGTTTGAGTTTCTTATAATATTGTTtgattcaatattatttttttgactcaTATTTGTTGACCCAATTGAAAGATGCAATTGAGTTGATTGGTTAATCACCTTTTGCATATGATCATGTCTCtttggtgatgatgatgatgctcCTAAATCAATGCTTTTTGATGATGTAGTTGAGAGTTGAAGTTCCAAATTTGGATGAAGTacaactttattattttttgaaaatatttgagaagGTGTAGTAGAAATAGTAGTAGTTGGAGTAATAGGAGAAATAGGGTTCATGAAAATTGTTGGTtcttttggaattatttgaagccTAGTTTGCCAAGGACATGTTATGAAATTTGTTTCACTTGATGGACTTGGACTTGAAGCTGTTCTTGATAAGCATGCAGTTGGTGTTTGAAGTGGTTGAGATTCTGAATGAAGAATTCTTCCCATGTTGCAAGCATCTTGATGCTCAATAAAACTCTCAACCCTACaaaaatagatatatataaatgaaaaaaaaagaagataagaaaaatacagtaaaaatatcataaatctACTCACATAATAATTTCTATATCTTATTAGTAAACCTAATTATACAATAGAAAACAATAAAACTCGACTACaaatatttaactataatattacatatataCTCTCTTcagaatatatatttaattcaaaatttaaactaaaaacattgattttgtagatttctttttgtttatattttatatttggagaGAGTGtatatttatctatatatatacacacacatggATGAAAAAGAAGATAGGAAAAGAAGACTTTGTTGGTATAAGTAATTTAGTAGTACTATATACTAgtattgaaatttgaaacaaaaggTTAAAAAGGGTTTTCATTAGTTATAAAGAGTTAGAGAAAAATGTACAAAGGTAGAAAGAAAGAgagacaattgaaaaaaaagtgGATATAAAAGGTGTTTTTGAAAAAGGTATCTATCCAGTGGTTTTTTGAAATGGTGGGGTGGGAAGAGAGGTTCCAGTTTCCACTATAATAAAAAGGACAAAAGAAAAGTCAAGAACTTTCATGagttgtgagattttttagaTTCAATGTTGAGTATAATGGtgattgaagaagaagaagaaaatatgtaatgtccatataaattttataataataataataataataataaataataataataataataataataataataatttcatttacacaataaataaataaaaaaaatatttgtgaagGTATTGTTGTTGGTGTAGAAAGAATGGAAAGAAAGAATGATTTTTTTGAGGAAAACATAATACAGTTATAAGACCAACGGAAAACGGAGCATTGGAAAGTGTGTTCTCCAACTGTCAATGAATAGTGTCATCTTgctaaaaaaagaaatttttgatTAAGGTTCCATCAgtcaaatatatttcaaaacatttttatttatttatttattaattattatctcttcttttatttttccattCTCCTATTTTCATTACTTTTACATTCCATTCCAAAAAACATATCTCCTTTTTTTAAAGTCAAATCCCAAGTAAAACACTACACCTCCATCCcaattttttctcaatttcaatacaatcatataaaaaaggagacacaaaataaaaaaataaaaaatccataACCAACAACCCAAATTTTGATTTAGCTAGATCTATTAGCTTTTCATATACTTAATATAAAATTCTCAAAACCATTTTATGAATTAAGAACTAatcattgaaaaaaatgttgatgatataaatttataaaaatttaattaattaaattcctCAGTCTCCAAATAGTTCAAAAAACgatcaattatttaaatatttcaataagtCCAACCAAATTCTAGAAAATGATCCGATTTCATTAAAAACCAGATggttaagacaaaaaaataatatatatatatatatatagatagataatTAACGAAAGTAAATTACCTCGAGAAAACTCGACCGCAATCACAAGAATGACCTCTAGTACCACAAGTTTTAAGATGAGCTTTATAATCAGATTGCACTGCATAACCTTTAGAACATCTTTCACAAACCCATTGTTTGTGATTACTATGTTTCCTTCTAAAATGTTTCTTAATACCAACAAGATCACCTAAAGCATGACAAGGATCATGGTGCAAACAAGTTGGTTCAGGACAAACAAAAACTCTTTTCCTAACAACTGGTGTCTCCCTCTTCAATAATTTCCATGGTACCTTATGCCTTCTCCTATGCATCTGTAAATTCTGGTCCCTTTGGAATCCTTGGTTGCAGATCTCACATACATAACGATCTGATTCCAATAATGTTTTTGGTGAGAGAGACACCACTTCTGCATCTGGATCtattcaataattataaaattaaattaattaattaattcacatcaaatcaaacaaacaaaacaatcATAAAGAATTAcacataacaatttttttatatattattataaaaacattgtttatttaatttaatatgataACCACTAATCTAGCACAAGGAGTGcacttaatatataatttaatcttttttttcaagaaatgaaaaaaacatgttagaaaagtttttattttttttaagaacagAAGTACAAAGGATACTCCAACCCATTAGTACGAGAAAAGAATACCGATCGAACCTGGTGTTCCGGCCggtcttctttttctttttttggtggAAGAAGTGCCATTTTCAGTGCAAGAAAAAGGGTCAGAAGATGGAAGTGAAGATGGAGATAAGGTATTAGCTAACATGGTAACTCAACTcaatatagaaaaaattaagcaaagaaattttgatatatatataagtatatgaaataatatagaaatagcttaagtagtatatagtatatagttttatttttatgatagaaGAGATGAATGaaagagagaagaagaagaagaagagaaaagaGAGGTACTACAAAGGCCTAGAGAAAGGAGGAAAAACAAAAGCTCTTTTCTTTCTATGTTCCTTTCGGTTTCTTCACAGCTTTCTTTTAACTTGCTTTTAAACTttcagctttttttttttttttttgaaaagaaaataattttattttatattaattttccaACCATGATATTCAGAAGGGATTGTCTGTAATAGCCCTCACTAGGTGATGATGAAGAAACACACACATAGACACACTTGtgttgttaataataataataaaaaatgaaaaagagagAGGAAGTGTGTGTGACCCAATCACAAAGCTTGAAACTTGATCCCACAAATGGGGTCCATgaagaaaaaaggaaatatCCCCACAAGGAAACAAAAACTTTCATTATTTCTTTACACAGTAAAATTATTTCCCTTTGCATGCATAAATACTGCCCCAAGCCCCCCAATACACACGTAAGCTTCCTCTCTCTTCAATATCATATACACTACCGTCGAgtgtattaataaaaattaatttatttcattttaatttttttattatattttatgttatatttaattttttttttactatttattaagatgataatgataatgatattgtttttgataaaattgttttttaaggttattaaatcatattattttgaataaagaagtgaaacttttattattggattaatattttatggaCAATAACTCACACTATATATAATACTATTGTTGTATATgtgattagattttttttttttttttgttgaagaatTTAAGTTTTAGAGTTTGAATAGAAATTAAAGAGTGACAATTGTTGTACAAATGTATGTTATCTAcctattttaagaaaaacattcTCATAATAAAGCATGTTAGAATTTCACACTTCTATTAATACTACGTTTGAGAATTTGAGGGAAGTCGACGAGGGGATTTGAGGGAAATGGAAGAGACGAAAATAAGAAGAAGTAATTCACTTTTTTGAGAGAGTAATTTGtagagaatttttttaattaatatatttttaatttttaaagtattataTATGCCAAcctaaaaaaagtttgaaaatgCAAAATCTTAGATATCCTTAAGTTAAGTTTTATTGGGCACCgatattttgaaaacaaaattaattcaaaacttgatattaattaataacGTGACATTAAATGATGAAATCATTTTCAACAAAACTCGAGTATTAGAGTGTTcactttgaaaaaatttatatatctaaACACTAAAAATTCTCCTTGTATATATTCTTTGagtttcattttattaaaaatattttgtataaggAAGAAAAAGAGACTCTCCCAAAGTCTTGTATTCCTTCTAAAATGGAACACTaatcaaatgattaaaaaaCTCAAACCTCTATCATTTATGTCATATGGAttgtttagataaaaaaatattactccatttattcttaaatataagcatctattatatatttcactcttattaaaaaattgatagaatTATTCATGTGtccattttatatataaatatatctaaacatatatatttgtatagatatttttatattccAATATAGTTAGTGGTATTagttatgaatttatttatatacaaaataataaatgcatttaataatttaaaaaatatcatatattagggaccatttttaattaaatgagtaTTTATATTTTGGGCAGTATATgaatataatcattttttataaagaaatttcTTAACACTGTCGACTGATCATTCTCAATGAAATtatgactatttaatattttcgtAAGATGCTTTTTAATAGACCATAGTACCCATACTTGTGACTGTGCTGGATCTTAATAAATTTCACTTGAAGCAGCTTTTATAAAGTTAATATATTGAGGATGTAAAGTCACACTCAAGGGCAATATAGTCAATGGTGGTCATAATTTTCTTCTGCCCAAGATGCTTTGCTTTTTGGTAAACTGGTAACATCATGTTAACAGTTGCAAGTTAAAATTGGTAAAATTGTCTTTACTAGGTGAGTTTCTTAATATTGTCAAGATTGTTGTTGAAATGGCCCAATAATTTACactgtttaatattttattttaccttGAGTTCAATAGGAATTAGGCAAGAAAAAGGTGGGAAAAACACATGGTATGGCATCATAGATGTCTCTTGCTTTATTAATTGGCAATATATTATGGTAAAGTAAACATTAATAAGATACATACTCATAAAATATTGGACTGCACTATTAAAAATTCAACCATCtactttaaagaataaaataaactcACACTATATATAATACTATTGTTGTATATgtgattagatttttttttttttttttgttgaagaatTTAAGTTTTAGAGTTTGAATAGAAATTAAAGAGTGACAATTGTTGTACAAATGTATGTTATCTAcctattttaagaaaaacattcTCATAATAAAGCATGTTAGAATTTCACACTTCTATTAATACTACGTTTGAGAATTTGAGGGAAGTCGACGAGGGGATTTGAGGGAAATGGAAGAGACGAAAATAAGAAGAAGTAATTCACTTTTTTGAGAGAGTAATTTGtagagaatttttttaattaatatatttttaatttttaaagtattataTATGCCAAcctaaaaaaagtttgaaaatgCAAAATCTTAGATATCCTTAAGTTAAGTTTTATTGGGCACCgatattttgaaaacaaaattaattcaaaacttgatattaattaataacGTGACATTAAATGATGAAATCATTTTCAACAAAACTCGAGTATTAGAGTGTTcactttgaaaaaatttatatatctaaACACTAAAAATTCTCCTTGTATATATTCTTTGagtttcattttattaaaaatattttgtataaggAAGAAAAAGAGACTCTCCCAAAGTCTTGTATTCCTTCTAAAATGGAACACTaatcaaatgattaaaaaaCTCAAACCTCTATCATTTATGTCATATGGAttgtttagataaaaaaatattactccatttattcttaaatataagcatctattatatatttcactcttattaaaaaattgatagaatTATTCATGTGtccattttatatataaatatatctaaacatatatatttgtatagatatttttatattccAATATAGTTAGTGGTATTagttatgaatttatttatatacaaaataataaatgcatttaataatttaaaaaatatcatatattagggaccatttttaattaaatgagtaTTTATATTTTGGGCAGTATATgaatataatcattttttataaagaaatttcTTAACACTGTCGACTGATCATTCTCAATGAAATtatgactatttaatattttcgtAAGATGCTTTTTAATAGACCATAGTACCCATACTTGTGACTGTGCTGGATCTTAATAAATTTCACTTGAAGCAGCTTTTATAAAGTTAATATATTGAGGATGTAAAGTCACACTCAAGGGCAATATAGTCAATGGTGGTCATAATTTTCTTCTGCCCAAGATGCTTTGCTTTTTGGTAAACTGGTAACATCATGTTAACAGTTGCAAGTTAAAATTGGTAAAATTGTCTTTACTAGGTGAGTTTCTTAATATTGTCAAGATTGTTGTTGAAATGGCCCAATAATTTACactgtttaatattttattttaccttGAGTTCAATAGGAATTAGGCAAGAAAAAGGTGGGAAAAACACATGGTATGGCATCATAGATGTCTCTTGCTTTATTAATTGGCAATATATTATGGTAAAGTAAACATTAATAAGATACATACTCATAAAATATTGGACTGCACTATTAAAAATTCAACCATCtactttaaagaataaaataattaaattgtctgtttggttaatttttaaaaataaatttttataatatttaaaaataatttaaaattaaaatctcatatgaaaaatttgattaaataatttatcttaaaatattatttaaattatttcaattatttgctatgattttttttttatataatgaaattttaaaaaatgattaaaatgaaatttttttttgagaagcTCTTCATAGAAATCAGTTTTGAgagaaatcttttttaaaaaatgtgatttttattgtattaaaatctctaataataattatctaaatttatgaatgtcaattttttttttaatcgataacaaatgagtttaaaacaacttttactatttttaagtaaattgtcataaaaaatattttttaaataataaagctaaaatcactttttaaatgTCTTAAATAAGCGGGTCCAATAtcaataattgataaataaattaattattgatattatatacatatacataaaCAATCATAAATCATTATAATATTAACTTTTGATTTACTCATATTATTAATTTCTCAATTTAGAGAAACTAAATCCTATAATTTTAGAGTGTTATCTTGAAGGAAACAAAAACTACTACTCTGTttcaaaattgaacaaaagttagtaaaaaaaaagagatcTATTTGATCCAAATTTTAAAACacgtattaatttttttattaattttatttatatttaaaaataaaaatacatattttttgatTATAGTATACACTTTCAATattagacttaaaaaaaaaaactaatatttcaCTAGAAATTTTTGTATAAACATGATTCTTATGATAACGGGAGAATTCAAACTcacgttttttatttttaaattttagttaattCTTACTGATTAGatcaattttgattaatttttttcttcaaacgtacaacaatttttaaattaatttaactattgctttctctttttgtttgttgtccttctaattaattttgttttccaGCAAGTTCGGacacatttttttagttttatattttcttggAGCAATAGTAATAAACTTGTTATATATTCACCAAAAACActagtgtttgattttatatgctccttagttaaaaaatattttatatactcCTACTTACATGTGTAATTTAACATTTAGTATGTTTAATTGAAATTATACGTTGGGATTTCTCAAATAAAAAGCAATAGCATGAACCGTAAGTCGAAACACCTAGTAATGTCATTAATTGGAAAGTTTAACTTTTTTTCGTATTGTATTATCactcaaataaacaaatatagttgattagaaaaatattcaaaatgaaGTTACCTATTTTGTCTCATTAGACAATGTTATGGATATTAATAATAACTTCAATCAAATGAGATCAGTAAAATATAACACaataattcatcaaataaattaataaaataaaataaatttgtaaaatcaACAATAATATTAGATAAGATCACAGTAAGAAGAATGCAACACGAAGAATTGTGTGGTTGAACATCGTCATCCTCTTCGACCATGTATTTATATTGGGTTTGTTCAACATTTAGATTGGACTTCTTAAATCATAATATAATAGTAGTGTAGTCGCTTTATAATCAGATACATAGTTacaaatagttaaaatttgtgATAAAACATCGTGTGTTCTttctttaacatttttatttctttatcattTTGAATCATAATTATTGTTCTAACAAAAAgatcaaacatattactaaaGAATTTTCCCTAGACCCTTGCAATACGTTTATTGTACAACAATTACAAGAATCTCCAATCCTTTCGTTTAAACACTCTATTTTTATCCAATATCTCAATCTCTCGTTTTCTTTTCAACACCCTAAGATACAATTTTAAATCTGCCAAACCATTACAATTTGCACATCCCCTAAAAATGATAGATACAAACGACTTTGactaaaataatctaaataatttGCCTACCTCTTTTAGATCTCTAACCCCTTAAAAAGCACCATGATGCATAAAATGAGCCACACAATTACAATGTAGAACTCCATCAAATCATGTATCCATCCATTAATAAATAATGGACTATAAAAGACAAAGGACATGAATAAACACTAACACCAAGAATAAGTGAAACATATCACGagcactaaaaaaattattagtgtataCTTGCATGTTGTCCCATTGGCAACAAAATACTCCACTATATTTGTTTGGATATCTTGGGATATATTAAATGTAAAAATGTGACTAAAACTATATTGATGTGATTCAATTCAACACTAATAATATGATCTTATTCATTGTTTGAAATGCAATTAAGACTAATTTTAATCCATCATGAGTCGACTAAGTGAtaaaaacatgattttgtctTTAAAGGACAAAGTTCAAATTCTATTAAAAGTTGatacttataaattataaattaattattagtgttacaattattagtaatatattctTATATTCAAGAGAAGCAAATTGATTGCCAACTATTTTTTATATGCTTAGTTTATTGCATCTTACTATCAATCTAAAGttctatatttcaaaaaatacattatgaatttaattttttgtgaggTTTGtatatcatatcatttaaaatagattataaCTAAACTGTCATAATTGAAAATATGATAATCGattatataaattgataaaaataaagggaTAAAACTGTAATTCAATCTTAATGATTTAATTAAGGACGGATTTTGCAACTGccatgattaaaaaaaaatttaaccaaGATATATAGTTGGAATGAAGTTAATTCTATATTGGTTGAATACAATTATCTCCCAACATTCGAGTGAATGCATCTATGAGCATGTCCTTTGGCGCAATCTCCTTTATT
This region of Cicer arietinum cultivar CDC Frontier isolate Library 1 chromosome 8, Cicar.CDCFrontier_v2.0, whole genome shotgun sequence genomic DNA includes:
- the LOC101490458 gene encoding protein indeterminate-domain 14-like; protein product: MLANTLSPSSLPSSDPFSCTENGTSSTKKRKRRPAGTPDPDAEVVSLSPKTLLESDRYVCEICNQGFQRDQNLQMHRRRHKVPWKLLKRETPVVRKRVFVCPEPTCLHHDPCHALGDLVGIKKHFRRKHSNHKQWVCERCSKGYAVQSDYKAHLKTCGTRGHSCDCGRVFSRVESFIEHQDACNMGRILHSESQPLQTPTACLSRTASSPSPSSETNFITCPWQTRLQIIPKEPTIFMNPISPITPTTTISTTPSQIFSKNNKVVLHPNLELQLSTTSSKSIDLGASSSSPKRHDHMQKVINQSTQLHLSIGSTNMSQKNNIESNNIIRNSNSSPKESSNSSEKVSTTTTSMALLRVQEQAREQLRIAIVEKAYAEEARKQAKKQIEMAEQEFNNAKRIRQQAQGELDKAYGLKNHATKQINSTMLQITCQACKQQFQQDDNNNNNNSLVLSYVSSAITTEGGEVENDDGKGKTTT